A genomic window from Peromyscus maniculatus bairdii isolate BWxNUB_F1_BW_parent chromosome 1, HU_Pman_BW_mat_3.1, whole genome shotgun sequence includes:
- the Mex3b gene encoding RNA-binding protein MEX3B isoform X2 has translation MPSSLFADLERNGSGGGGGGGGGGGSGGSGGGETLDDQRALQLALDQLSLLGLDSDEGASLYDSEPRKKSVNMTECVPVPSSEHVAEIVGRQGCKIKALRAKTNTYIKTPVRGEEPVFVVTGRKEDVAMARREIISAAEHFSMIRASRNKNTALNGAVPGPPNLPGQTTIQVRVPYRVVGLVVGPKGATIKRIQQQTHTYIVTPSRDKEPVFEVTGMPENVDRAREEIEAHIALRTGGIIELTDENDFHANGTDVGFDLHHGSGGSGPGSLWSKPTPSITPTPGRKPFSSYRNDSSSSLGSASTDSYFGGGTSGSTAATSRLADYSPPSPALSFAHNGNNNNNGNGYTYTAGEASVPSPDGGPELQPTFDPAPAPPPGTPLLWAQFERSPGGGSAAPASSSCSSSASSSASSSSVVFPGGGANSTPSNANLGLLVHRRLHPGTSCPRLSPPLHMAPGAGEHHLARRVRSDPGGGGLAYAAYANGLGAQLPGLPSSDTSGSSSSSSSSSSSSSSSSGLRRKGSRDCSVCFESEVIAALVPCGHNLFCMECANRICEKSEPECPVCHTAVTQAIRIFS, from the exons ATGCCCAGCTCGCTGTTTGCAGACCTGGAGCGCaacggcagcggcggcggcgggggaggCGGCGGCGGGGGAGGCAGCGGTGGCAGCGGCGGGGGAGAGACTCTGGATGACCAAAGAGCCCTGCAGCTTGCGCTCGATCAGCTCTCTCTGTTGGGGCTGGACAGTGACGAGGGTGCCTCTCTGTACGACAGCGAGCCGCGCAAGAAGAGCGTGAACATGACCGAGTGCGTGCCGGTACCCAGTTCCGAACACGTCGCTGAGATCGTAGGGCGGCAAG GTTGTAAAATCAAAGCTTTGAGGGCGAAGACCAACACTTACATCAAGACCCCAGTTCGTGGGGAGGAGCCTGTCTTTGTTGTGACGGGCAGGAAGGAGGATGTGGCCATGGCTCGGAGGGAGATCATCTCCGCCGCGGAGCACTTCTCCATGATCCGAGCCTCTCGTAACAAGAACACAGCCCTCAACGGCGCTGTTCCTGGGCCGCCCAACCTGCCGGGACAGACCACTATCCAAGTGAGGGTGCCATATCGCGTGGTGGGGCTCGTGGTGGGACCGAAGGGCGCCACGATCAAGCGCATTCaacagcagacacacacatatattgtgACACCCAGCCGGGACAAGGAGCCAGTGTTCGAGGTGACCGGGATGCCAGAAAACGTGGATCGCGCTCGAGAGGAGATCGAGGCTCACATTGCCCTGCGCACCGGTGGCATCATCGAGCTGACAGACGAGAACGACTTCCATGCCAATGGCACAGACGTGGGCTTTGATCTGCATCACGGGTCCGGCGGGTCCGGGCCCGGCAGCCTCTGGAGCAAACCCACCCCAAGCATCACTCCTACCCCTGGCCGCAAGCCCTTCTCCAGCTATCGCAATGACAGCTCCAGCTCGCTTGGCAGCGCGTCGACAGACTCTTACTTCGGCGGTGGGACCAGCGGCAGCACAGCTGCCACTTCACGCCTGGCGGACTACAGCCCTCCCAGCCCCGCGCTCAGCTTTGCCCACAatggaaacaacaacaataacggCAATGGGTACACCTACACAGCGGGGGAAGCCTCGGTGCCTTCCCCGGATGGTGGTCCTGAGCTGCAGCCTACTTTCGACCCAGCTCCCGCCCCACCACCTGGGACACCCCTTCTCTGGGCCCAGTTCGAGCGATCGCCGGGAGGTGGGTCTGCAGCCCCAGcatcctcttcctgctcttcctcggCATCCTCATCTGCCTCGTCGTCCTCGGTGGTCTTTCCCGGCGGCGGCGCCAACAGCACACCCTCCAATGCCAACCTGGGGCTGCTAGTGCACCGCCGGCTGCACCCGGGCACCAGCTGCCCGCGCCTGTCTCCGCCCTTACACATGGCCCCAGGGGCGGGCGAGCACCACCTGGCTCGGCGGGTTCGCAGCGACCCCGGCGGTGGAGGTCTGGCCTATGCGGCCTATGCTAATGGGCTGGGGGCCCAGCTCCCGGGTCTGCCTTCGTCGGACACTTCGGGCTCCTCCTcgtcctccagctcctcctccagctcttcctcctcttcctctgggctGCGGCGCAAGGGCAGCCGCGACTGCTCTGTGTGCTTCGAGAGCGAAGTGATCGCCGCGCTGGTGCCCTGTGGCCACAACCTCTTCTGCATGGAGTGTGCCAACCGCATCTGTGAGAAGAGTGAGCCCGAGTGTCCCGTCTGCCACACCGCGGTCACTCAGGCCATCCGCATCTTTTCCTGA
- the Mex3b gene encoding RNA-binding protein MEX3B isoform X1 gives MTECVPVPSSEHVAEIVGRQGCKIKALRAKTNTYIKTPVRGEEPVFVVTGRKEDVAMARREIISAAEHFSMIRASRNKNTALNGAVPGPPNLPGQTTIQVRVPYRVVGLVVGPKGATIKRIQQQTHTYIVTPSRDKEPVFEVTGMPENVDRAREEIEAHIALRTGGIIELTDENDFHANGTDVGFDLHHGSGGSGPGSLWSKPTPSITPTPGRKPFSSYRNDSSSSLGSASTDSYFGGGTSGSTAATSRLADYSPPSPALSFAHNGNNNNNGNGYTYTAGEASVPSPDGGPELQPTFDPAPAPPPGTPLLWAQFERSPGGGSAAPASSSCSSSASSSASSSSVVFPGGGANSTPSNANLGLLVHRRLHPGTSCPRLSPPLHMAPGAGEHHLARRVRSDPGGGGLAYAAYANGLGAQLPGLPSSDTSGSSSSSSSSSSSSSSSSGLRRKGSRDCSVCFESEVIAALVPCGHNLFCMECANRICEKSEPECPVCHTAVTQAIRIFS, from the exons ATGACCGAGTGCGTGCCGGTACCCAGTTCCGAACACGTCGCTGAGATCGTAGGGCGGCAAG GTTGTAAAATCAAAGCTTTGAGGGCGAAGACCAACACTTACATCAAGACCCCAGTTCGTGGGGAGGAGCCTGTCTTTGTTGTGACGGGCAGGAAGGAGGATGTGGCCATGGCTCGGAGGGAGATCATCTCCGCCGCGGAGCACTTCTCCATGATCCGAGCCTCTCGTAACAAGAACACAGCCCTCAACGGCGCTGTTCCTGGGCCGCCCAACCTGCCGGGACAGACCACTATCCAAGTGAGGGTGCCATATCGCGTGGTGGGGCTCGTGGTGGGACCGAAGGGCGCCACGATCAAGCGCATTCaacagcagacacacacatatattgtgACACCCAGCCGGGACAAGGAGCCAGTGTTCGAGGTGACCGGGATGCCAGAAAACGTGGATCGCGCTCGAGAGGAGATCGAGGCTCACATTGCCCTGCGCACCGGTGGCATCATCGAGCTGACAGACGAGAACGACTTCCATGCCAATGGCACAGACGTGGGCTTTGATCTGCATCACGGGTCCGGCGGGTCCGGGCCCGGCAGCCTCTGGAGCAAACCCACCCCAAGCATCACTCCTACCCCTGGCCGCAAGCCCTTCTCCAGCTATCGCAATGACAGCTCCAGCTCGCTTGGCAGCGCGTCGACAGACTCTTACTTCGGCGGTGGGACCAGCGGCAGCACAGCTGCCACTTCACGCCTGGCGGACTACAGCCCTCCCAGCCCCGCGCTCAGCTTTGCCCACAatggaaacaacaacaataacggCAATGGGTACACCTACACAGCGGGGGAAGCCTCGGTGCCTTCCCCGGATGGTGGTCCTGAGCTGCAGCCTACTTTCGACCCAGCTCCCGCCCCACCACCTGGGACACCCCTTCTCTGGGCCCAGTTCGAGCGATCGCCGGGAGGTGGGTCTGCAGCCCCAGcatcctcttcctgctcttcctcggCATCCTCATCTGCCTCGTCGTCCTCGGTGGTCTTTCCCGGCGGCGGCGCCAACAGCACACCCTCCAATGCCAACCTGGGGCTGCTAGTGCACCGCCGGCTGCACCCGGGCACCAGCTGCCCGCGCCTGTCTCCGCCCTTACACATGGCCCCAGGGGCGGGCGAGCACCACCTGGCTCGGCGGGTTCGCAGCGACCCCGGCGGTGGAGGTCTGGCCTATGCGGCCTATGCTAATGGGCTGGGGGCCCAGCTCCCGGGTCTGCCTTCGTCGGACACTTCGGGCTCCTCCTcgtcctccagctcctcctccagctcttcctcctcttcctctgggctGCGGCGCAAGGGCAGCCGCGACTGCTCTGTGTGCTTCGAGAGCGAAGTGATCGCCGCGCTGGTGCCCTGTGGCCACAACCTCTTCTGCATGGAGTGTGCCAACCGCATCTGTGAGAAGAGTGAGCCCGAGTGTCCCGTCTGCCACACCGCGGTCACTCAGGCCATCCGCATCTTTTCCTGA